DNA sequence from the Spartobacteria bacterium genome:
TTACGGTAAGGCTGTCATGGTCATGGTCGAGTTCAGCATTTCGTTCGTCGGGGGAGGCGGTGTTGGGAAAGCGAACGATATGGATGACATGTTTCCGTCGATCATTGAGATCATCGGTGAGATAGAGGTTCTCCATGGCCACCGGCTGGGTGTCGGCATGGAATACTTCAAAAAAGTCGTCGCCCGAAGCGGGATCTGCCAGCCATTCGTTGATTGTGGCTCCGTTGCGCGGCGAGATTCAGGCTGCGTGGCGTGGCGCTGTTGAGCTCCCATGATCCGGTTCTATCGGGGACGCGACCCAAGGAGAAATCGGGGGCCTGAAAGCCGAAGGTATTGTCGACGCAAAGCTTGCGATCATATGGTTGCAAGCCCGTCGATTGCATCCAACCTATAGCCTAAATACCTACAGTCTAACGTCCTGTTCTAGGATGATCAGAGCAGCGGGGATGACCGCTCCAAGGAGCAGGGCGCACCATACTTTTTTTCGGGGTGCCTTGTGTCGCGAGATGTCTCAGGCATGTCCGGACATGCAACGGATATTAAGCACTGTAATTGACTTTTCATTTTCGGGGCGTTGCAGTAACATGCCCGCATGAAAATTTTATTGATCGCTCCTCAACCCTTTTATGAAGAACGCGGAACACCCATTGCCGTACGGTGGGTCGCCGAGCATTTCAGTCGCTGCGGTGATGATGTGGACTTGCTCTGCTATCATGTCGGACAGGACATCGACGTGCCGCATGTGACGATCATTCGGGCATGGGGTCCGCCGTTTATTAAACGTATTCCCATCGGTTTCGGCTGGAAGAAACTGGTCTGTGATGTGTTCTTGTCGTGGTCGATGCTGAAGCTGATTCGCCGACGCGAATATGATGTGGTGCATGCGGTGGAGGAGGCGGTCTTTCCTGCCATAGGTATCGTACGCTGGCTGAGCGGCAAAAAAAAGCGAGGGCTGAACGTGGTTTATGATATGGATTCGTCCATGGCGGATCAGATACTGGAAAAGTGGCGTGCGCTGGGATTTTTGCGTCGCCCTATGTTTGCCATGGAGCGCTGGGCCATGCGTCGGGCCGATCTTATTCTGCCGGTGTGCGACCATCTGGCCGAAAAAGTCAGGGAACTGGCACCCCATGCGCTATCGGTCGTTCTACGCGATCAGGCATTGACGTCAGAGGGCATCCGGGACGTTGAGGATATCCGGGCTACGATGGCTCTGACCGGGAAAATGGCCATGTACGTCGGCAATCTGGAACATTATCAGGGGGTGGATTTGATTTTAGCGACGGCGGGGCAGTGGATCAGACTGCACGGGACAGATAAGCCGCTGCACTTTGTCATCATCGGCGGGAACGACGCGGATCTGGCGCGATATCGTGAAAAGGTACAGCAGGACGGGCTGGCTGATTGTGTCCATTTTGTGGGTCGCCGACCGGTGGATGCCTTGCAAACTTTTCTGGCACAGGCCGATTATTTGCTGTCGCCGCGTGGCAAAGGCGTGAATACACCGTTGAAGGTGTATTCTTATATGCTGGCGGGTAAACCGCTGCTGGCGACGAATATCGTATCGCATACCCAGGTACTGGATGAAGATTGTGCTTGTTTACTGCCCTGCGATGAAGGAAAGTGGGCCATTGCACTGGATGCACTGTATACGGATGAGACTGCCTGCGCGCAAATGGGAAAAAAGGCGAGGGCGAGGGCTGAAAAAAATCATTCCGTACAGGCATACGACGAGGTGCTGAGCGGTGCATACCGCATGATGATGAAATGAACATGGACAATAATCTAGGTGATTTATTATGACGAATATGCAGGATTTTGAGCGGGAACAGTTTGATGTATTGATCGTGGGAGGCGGGATACAGGGCGCGTCGCTGGCGTGGGCTGCTGCGGCTGCGGGTCTTTCCGTGGCATTAATTGAAAAAGGCGATTTTGGAGAGGCGGCATCGGCCAACAGTCTCAAGATTATGCATGGAGGACTGCGTTATCTGCAGCAGGTCGATCTGCCCCGTATGCGTGAATCCATTGTGGCGCGGCGTATGAGTTTTCAGCTGATGCCCCATCTGGTGCATCCCACGTCGTTTATGGTGCCGTCAAAAGGATTTCTGCTGCAAAGTCCGCTGGCGTATCTGGCGGCAGGCATTGCCAATGATATGATCTCTTTCGATCGCAATCAGGGCGTGCCGGCATCCCATCGCATTCCCATGATCCGCCTGAAGGCGAAATCCTTTTTAGCTCAGGTGGCGGAACCGCTGGCGGATATGGGCTCCGGTGCCATGCTCTGGCAGGATGGATTTGTGGAGAATACAGAACGCTTTACTATGAGTCTGGTGATGAGTGCAGAACAGAACGGTGCGGTCATCGCCAATTATGTCAAGGCGGATCATCTGCTGCGTGCGGCGGGCCGTATCGAAGGTGTGGCGGCCACGGAGGTGGAAAGCGGCAGAGAATTTGAAATTCGTGCCCGCACCACGGTATTGGCCACAGGCGGCTGGCTCCCGGAGCTGGAGCCGGAAGAGTGCCGCAGCTGTCATGCGCCATGGGAATGGACGCGCGGCTATAATGTGGTGATTCGTCGCAACTTGTTTGGCATGTACGGCGTAGGACTAGAATCCCGGATGGAATATTTGGACAGAGATGCGGTGATGAAACGCGGTAAACGCAACTATTTCTTTGCCCCCTGGCATGGCGGTACCATGATTGGAACGTTGTACAAACCCCATGATGCCTCGGCGGATTTGTGTGGCGTACAGCCCGAAGAGATTGAATCGGTGCTGGCAGAAGTGAATTCCATGTATCCGGCGGCGGAATTGACCATGGATGACGTATGTTTTGCACAGGCGGGAATTCTGCCGGGCAAACCGTCGGCCGACGGAAAGGGCAGTGATGATCCGGCCAGGGATACCGAGGTGATCGATTATGAAGAAAAGGCAGGTATTTCCGGTCTGATAGCGATTAAAGGCGTTAAATATACCACGGCGCTGATCTGGGGGCAGCGGGTAGCAAAAATGCTTGCTCATAAACATAAAGAGGAACTGAATCCCGTTCCGTTAAGTGTTTATGGCGGTGAACAGTGTCCCACCGCCGAAATGGTCAGCAAGGAAACGCGCGGCATGGGCGGGGCATTTAGCGATGAAACCTGTGCCTACCTGGCGCAGCAGTATGGCGGACGTTATCTGGATGTGCTGCGCTGTGCGCAGGAATCTGATGACTGGGATGTCATAGCAGAAACGTGCATTCCTGTTGCAGTGATACCCCACGCCATTCAGCGCGAACATGCCCGCCGGCTGGCGGACGTGGTCTTTCGTCGTACCGATATGGGGTCTTTTTGTTTTCCGGGCCGCGAGGCACTGGAGCAGACCGCACGGTGCATGGCATCGCAGCTGGGCTGGACGGATCCGCGCGTGATGGCGGAAATAAACGATGTAGAAGATCAGTATCGGCGGCTCGGGGTAGAGCATGTGTTATCCGTCTGATGCAAGACTTGTTGCGTTTGTGGATACTATGCTGCAGGAAAAGTTGCAGATGGACGAGGGCCGGGAAAGGGAAAATGATTCTGTTCAGGAGAGGAAAGAGAGTAAATGGGCATAATGCAGCGGCATATCGTGGTTCATTCGGACATCTCTGGATGTTGGTATGCGTCGTGCTCTGTTTTTTGTTCAAAGCAGGGAGATGACGGACTATGATGACATACAAGAAGGAGACAAAGCTCAGAAAGCATATTCTTGTCGCAGATGATGAGGGGCCGCTGAGACGTTCGATTAAGCTGATTCTTCGTCAGTCGGGGTATAAAGTGACCGCCGTTCCTGACGGGCAGTTGGCACTGAAAGTGGTGAGTGATCTGCAGAGCACGACGGAGCGGGTTGATCTGGTGATGACGGATCTGCAAATGGGGGGCTTAACGGGGATGGAGTTGCTGGAAGAGCTGCAGCAGATGGATCGCACGCTGCCGGTTCTGGTGATGACGGGATATGGCAATAAGGAGACGGTGATCGAGCTGCTGCGGCACGGGTGCACAGAGTACATTGATAAACCGCTGGATCCTCAGGAAGTGCTCGACCGCATTTCACAAATCTTTGCAAGAATACACAGCGATGAAAAAGAGCTGCATCGCGAATCCGACAGCATTCGTGCGGAAAAAGAAGTAGTGGAACGCCAGCTGCTCACCTATCAGCAGAATCACGATCGACTGAGCAAACAGATTCATGCGGCGGTGGACAGCTACGGACAACTGATTCAGCTGACACCCGAATCATATAAGCTGAAGGTGGCATATAAATATGAAGCGAGGGAGGAACTGGGCGGTGACTTTGTTGATGTAAGCAATACAGATGCGGGGTGTGATGTGATTGTCGCTGATGTGGCTGGACATGACATGGGCGCAAGTTATCACACGGTTCTGTTAAAAGCCTTTTTTGATGAGAACTGCCGCCAGGGCAACACCGGAACCGCCTTTTTCAAAATGCTCAACAGTCAGTTGCTTAAAAGCAGTAAAAATGAACGCATGATCACAACGTTATTTCTGCGTTATAATCTGATTGAAATGACGGCAGATGTTATTTCCGCCGGGCATCCGCCTCCGATTCGTCTGCGTAAGCGTCTTCCTGTTCCTACCGTCATTTCGGTGCATGGGGATGTGTTGGGATTGCAGGATAATACATCCTTTGAGAGCCGCAGTGTCAATCTGGCATCGGGAGACCGGTTGTTCCTGTATACCGACGGCGTGATAAATGCGGGAAGAATCGATGAACAGACGGCGGTTCGCACGCCGCTGGGAATGGATGGCCTGCTGGATATCATTGGAGAAAGTGCAGGTCTGACCCTCACCGAGCAGGTTCAGGCCGTCTGGGATAAAGTTTGTGACTATTGTAGAAATTGTCCAGACGACGATATGCTGTTGGTGGGAACGGAGGTTCCGTGATGGATCCAGGACGGATGATATGCACTGAGGGGGGCAGTATGAAGATCAATGAACAACCGGCGTCGATCAGTTTTGACATGCGCGCAGAGTTGAAGCTGGTGGATCAGGCGACGGACGCGGTCTGCACCTTTCTTTCCTGTTCCTATGTACAGCAACTGGCGGAAGTCAAGCTGGTGATGCGGGAGCTGCTGATTAATGCTGTGGAGCATGGGTCGAAAAATAAAAGCAATGCAAAAATCACGTGTGTGGTAGAACTGTTTGCAAATAATCGGGTCAAAGTGGTTGTCGAAGACGAAGGGACTGGTTTTGATGTACGTAATGTGTCTATGCGCCTGCCTTTGGATGCGGATAAGATACGTAACCGGGGCTATCCGCTCATTAAAGCATGCAGTGAGCAGCTGATTTTTAATGAGCGGGGGAATCGCATCACCGCCTTTATTAAAATTCAGAAGGAAACACAGTTCGAGATTATTCATGACGGGGAAAACGCCACAATCAGGGCGACGGGGAATATTACGGCGACAACAGCGAATTACATGCGCGAACAACTGGTAAAACTGCTTGAGGAAGGCGTGCGCAATGTGTGTTTTGACATGGAGGAGGTGGATGATGTTGATTCTGTCAGCCTCAGTGTCTTTATTATTCTGCATAAAACACTGACGGTTATGGGTGGGGCATTCGAACTGGAAATGAAGCATGTTTCCAGCGAGTTGATTAAGCTCTTTACCATGACGCGAATGGATCGCATGTATGTGATATCACCAAGAAAGTAGGATCGTATGCCGGCGGATGGAGGTGCGGCTCATGGATTTTGATCAGCGACTTTTATATGACTTTACCGTCGACTCCAGAGACCATCTGACACGCATGGATCATCTGCTTGCTGATCTTCCGGCAGAGGGTGACCGGACGATATGTCATCGTTCGTTATTGCAGGTATTCCGCTGTATGCATTCCGTGAAGGGAACCGCCGGTTTTCTGGGTCTGAGAAAAATATGCGGGTTCGCTCATGCATTGGAAACACTGCTTGAAGTGCTGTGTGACCGACAGGAACGGCCGAATCAGGAGGTGTTGGATACCCTGCTACTTGGCGTGGATCTGCTGCGTACCATGTTTGATGACGTGGATAGCAGCGAAGAGGTTGATACTCAGGCTGCCAGGGTCGCACTGTCGCGTTTAATGTCGCAGCTCTGTACGTCTGAGGAATTAACGGATCAAGCGAGAACCTATATTTTTTCCGGTGATGACGGCGTAAAATATGAGCTGGACGGCATGGCGCTGGAACGCTGGGTGAGAGATGATTTTCAAGCGTATATGATTACCGTGGATATCGGTGATAAACGCCGGGTTGCGTCGCCTGTCGCGCTCCTTGCCCGCTTGCTGGAATATGGCGAATTAGCTGATGGACATCTTGTGACGTCGGTGTGTGATCTGCGAACCCCGCTGCAGTCATCGGCACTGGTTTATCAGGCACTGTTCGGGTCGAGGCGCCCAAAAAAAGTACTCGATATGATTTTTTTGTCCATGGGGGTGTATTTCGTTGAGGTGCCGCTGCCCGTTCGACATGAAGCCGGCGACGGAGCAGAAAAGGCGGCTGAGGCGATGTCGTTATGTCGCAGCAATAAAGAAAATGACGCGTCGGAGCCGGGGCAGACCATTCGGGTATCAGTGCATCATCTGGAGCACCTGACAGACCTGGCGCAGAAATTATCTGAAATAAATAACTGGATGCAATTGCATTGTGAGTCGGAGCATGGAGCCGGATATCCCATAGCGGCACGGCTTAATGCGCTTTCTGTGGCCCTTCATGATGCCGTGTGGCTCTGCCGCCTGCAGCCGGTGGCCGAATTGTTTCACTCACTGAACGGCGTGGTTCGTCAGTGTGCGCGCCACTTGAATAAAGAGATTGAACTTCAGATCACGCCGTCGGAAATACAGATCGATAAAGGACTTTATGCACCCCTGTTTGATGCGCTGGCTCATATTGTCCGAAATGCCTGTGTGCATGGCATTGAATGGCCAGAGGAGCGGCGTCGACTGGGGAAGCCGGACACTGGAACCGTGCGTCTTTCGATCGAA
Encoded proteins:
- a CDS encoding glycosyltransferase encodes the protein MKILLIAPQPFYEERGTPIAVRWVAEHFSRCGDDVDLLCYHVGQDIDVPHVTIIRAWGPPFIKRIPIGFGWKKLVCDVFLSWSMLKLIRRREYDVVHAVEEAVFPAIGIVRWLSGKKKRGLNVVYDMDSSMADQILEKWRALGFLRRPMFAMERWAMRRADLILPVCDHLAEKVRELAPHALSVVLRDQALTSEGIRDVEDIRATMALTGKMAMYVGNLEHYQGVDLILATAGQWIRLHGTDKPLHFVIIGGNDADLARYREKVQQDGLADCVHFVGRRPVDALQTFLAQADYLLSPRGKGVNTPLKVYSYMLAGKPLLATNIVSHTQVLDEDCACLLPCDEGKWAIALDALYTDETACAQMGKKARARAEKNHSVQAYDEVLSGAYRMMMK
- a CDS encoding FAD-dependent oxidoreductase, which translates into the protein MTNMQDFEREQFDVLIVGGGIQGASLAWAAAAAGLSVALIEKGDFGEAASANSLKIMHGGLRYLQQVDLPRMRESIVARRMSFQLMPHLVHPTSFMVPSKGFLLQSPLAYLAAGIANDMISFDRNQGVPASHRIPMIRLKAKSFLAQVAEPLADMGSGAMLWQDGFVENTERFTMSLVMSAEQNGAVIANYVKADHLLRAAGRIEGVAATEVESGREFEIRARTTVLATGGWLPELEPEECRSCHAPWEWTRGYNVVIRRNLFGMYGVGLESRMEYLDRDAVMKRGKRNYFFAPWHGGTMIGTLYKPHDASADLCGVQPEEIESVLAEVNSMYPAAELTMDDVCFAQAGILPGKPSADGKGSDDPARDTEVIDYEEKAGISGLIAIKGVKYTTALIWGQRVAKMLAHKHKEELNPVPLSVYGGEQCPTAEMVSKETRGMGGAFSDETCAYLAQQYGGRYLDVLRCAQESDDWDVIAETCIPVAVIPHAIQREHARRLADVVFRRTDMGSFCFPGREALEQTARCMASQLGWTDPRVMAEINDVEDQYRRLGVEHVLSV
- a CDS encoding fused response regulator/phosphatase, giving the protein MMTYKKETKLRKHILVADDEGPLRRSIKLILRQSGYKVTAVPDGQLALKVVSDLQSTTERVDLVMTDLQMGGLTGMELLEELQQMDRTLPVLVMTGYGNKETVIELLRHGCTEYIDKPLDPQEVLDRISQIFARIHSDEKELHRESDSIRAEKEVVERQLLTYQQNHDRLSKQIHAAVDSYGQLIQLTPESYKLKVAYKYEAREELGGDFVDVSNTDAGCDVIVADVAGHDMGASYHTVLLKAFFDENCRQGNTGTAFFKMLNSQLLKSSKNERMITTLFLRYNLIEMTADVISAGHPPPIRLRKRLPVPTVISVHGDVLGLQDNTSFESRSVNLASGDRLFLYTDGVINAGRIDEQTAVRTPLGMDGLLDIIGESAGLTLTEQVQAVWDKVCDYCRNCPDDDMLLVGTEVP
- a CDS encoding STAS domain-containing protein; this translates as MDPGRMICTEGGSMKINEQPASISFDMRAELKLVDQATDAVCTFLSCSYVQQLAEVKLVMRELLINAVEHGSKNKSNAKITCVVELFANNRVKVVVEDEGTGFDVRNVSMRLPLDADKIRNRGYPLIKACSEQLIFNERGNRITAFIKIQKETQFEIIHDGENATIRATGNITATTANYMREQLVKLLEEGVRNVCFDMEEVDDVDSVSLSVFIILHKTLTVMGGAFELEMKHVSSELIKLFTMTRMDRMYVISPRK